GCGGATTCCAGGTTCAACCGCGCGGTGGCCACTTCGTGAATCACCTGTTTCTCCAGATCGTCCATCCGGCCGAGAAACTCCCGGACCATGGAACGCCCTTTCTTCGCCTGCGAACGCACCTCGCCGTGATCGTACAGCGTCCACTGCGCGACAAGAGAAAGCGTCCACTGATCTTCCTTGTCCGGATAGAAGCCGTCACCGACGTCCTGATACTTACCCTCGAAGAAGATTTGAGGTTTGCTTTGTCCCTCCGCCGCCGTCACGCTTTCGAGCGCGGCTTGGCGCATGAAATCGAGGGCGCGCATCTCCTGACGGCTCTCCAACGCCAGCCGTTCGGGGTCGGGCGGGAACTCCACTCCCTCCAACGGCTTCTCCGGTTCGGGAAGCGCCGCCTTTTCGGGAAGTGCGATTCCAACGGCCCTCGAAAGCCCCTTCCAAGCGACGTTCACCGCATTCTCCGATTGGATTTGCAGCAGTTCCGCGTTGGAGACGTCCACCTGTACCCTGAGCACTTCGTTCTTCGCCACTGCCCCGTGCCTGAAAAGCGCCTCCACGACTGCGAGATGCTCTTTCGCCAGTCGCGCCGACTCCTCCGCGATCACAAGAAACGCTCGCGCGCGCTGGAGGTCGTAATACGCCCGCTTCACCCCGTTCTCCACCCCTTGGAGCGTGCGGATCTCCCGCGCCCGCTGCGCCTCCGTCCGCAACCGAGCGGCGGCCCGGTTCGCCGAAAGCGAGCCTCCGCTGTACAGCACCTGCGTGAGCACGACGGCGGTCCGCCACGTGTTCTCGAAACCCTCCAGAATATAGCCGCCCGTCGGCCGGCCCGTCCCGTCGAACACGGGGTTCCGGGCATCCTCGTTGTATCTGGTGTAGCTCGCCTGCACCTGCAGTTTCGGCCCCATCGCGGACGAGGCCTTCTCCACATCGGCTTCCGACTGGACGACCTGCTCTCCGGCCACCGCGAGCGACGGGTTGTGCTCGCGGGCAAGAGCGAGCGCCTTCTCAAGAGTAAGCGTTCCCTCCGCTCCGTACGCTTCGCCCTGCATGGCGAACAGAAAAGAACACAGAACAAACAACCATACGCATGTTTTTCTATACATACACAAGAACATTCCTTCCCATTTTAAAAAATCCGAAGCGCACGCACACCCGATAACCGCATCCGCTTCATCGATATGCCTTTCTCTCCGAAAGACGTACCCTCTCCAGAAGACGAATCCTCTCGAAGTCCCACTCCACGGGACGGACCGTCACCCAGCCCACCCATTCTCTTTTCAAGCGGGAGGCCAATTCCACCGATACCGCCGTATTGACCACCCCGGAAAGCGGCCAAAGTAGTTCCGTTCCTCCATCCGATGCGAACGATACGTCCTTTCTCGAAATGGAAACGCACCCAACCCAGATTTTTCTGCGAAGCTCCATCTGAAAACAGTACCCTTTAATTGAAAGAGAGAGCGGGCAATGCGCTTGAAAGAACGACTCCATAACGCTCGTTCCAGACCCCGAAGGCTTGAACAGAGAGAGCGCGGCGTACCCTTCGAAGGCCTCCCAATCCCCCGACATCTTCCTCTCTCCACGCCGGCGGTCCTCCTGATACTCTTGGAACAGCTCCTTCAAACTTTCGTCTTCGGGCGGCCCCCAATAAAACGACAATACGTGATCCATTCGTATCCTCCTATTCGGACGGAGTCTACGGTTCGGCCCCATCAAGGCTCAGATACCTGTCGTCGGCCGGTATCTTGAAGAAGAGACTGTACAGAACGGGAACGAGCAGCAGCGTCAGGAACGTGCCTCCGAAAAGCCCTCCCATGATCGTGGCCGACATGGCCGAGAAGAAAGGATCGAAAATCAGAGGGAGCATACCGAGAATCGTCGTTCCGGCAGCCATGGCAACCGGAAGCAGACGGCTGACGGCGGAATCGAGAATCGCCCTATAGGGGTGCTTCCCATCGGCTATATCCAACTCTATCTGGTCGATCAGGACAATGGCGTTCTTGATGACCATGCCGGAGAGCCCCAGAAACCCCAGAATCGCCATGAAACCGAAAGCCTGCCCGGTCAAGAGAAAACCTATCGTCACACCGATGATGGAAAACGGCACAGTGAGAAAGACGATGAGAGCCCTTCTGACTGAATTGAAGAGACCGAGCACGAGGACGAACATGGCGATCAGGCAGATGGGGAAGGAAATCTTCAGCGGATCCTCCGCTTCCTTGGAATCTAGATACTCTCCGGCCCACTCCAGCGAATAGCCCGACGGCAGCATGATGGTTTCTATCTCATCCTTCACTTCCCGCCGCAGTGTTTCGGCCAGTCCGACCACAGGATTCGCTTGCACGGTGACCGCCCTCTGCCTGTTCTGGCGTTTGATCAAAGGATCTTCCCAGACCGTTTCCACGCCGGAGGCGACTTGAAGCATCGGAATGTAGGCTCCCGCCGAAGGACTCCAGACCATAACATCCTCGATATTCTGCACCGACGCGCGCTCCTCTTCCACCGGACGGGCAACGATGGGAAGAAGGACGTCGCCTTCGCGGAAAAGCCCCATGGTTATCCCGTTGAAATTGAACTCGATGGCTTGCGCGAGATCCTGCCGGCCGACCCCTACCCGCCGAGCGGGGTCTTCGGAAAAGACGGGGCGAACGGCCTGAACCGGCGTCCTCCAGTCGCTCTGCACATCGCGGGCATTGGGGTTCGCTCTCATTATCGCTTGCGCTTTTTCGGCGATCTTCTTGAGTTGGTCCACATCCGGTCCCCGGAATCTTGCCTCGACCGTATACTCCTTCGACTGACCGGTGATGAACTTGGTACAGTGGGCCTGTACATCCGGGATGTTGTGGCGCATGAACTTCTCGGTTTCATAGATCAGATCGTCGACCATGCGGTAGTCCTCGACCTCCACAAGAAGCTGCGCGTAGCTCGAATTAGGATCCTCCCGGTTGTACGTGAGGATGAACCGAAGCGTCCCCTCCCCTACGAATGCGGAAACGTTCTTCACCCCGTCGAGCCCGGCGACATACTCCTCGATTTCCTTTAAAGACCTTAATGTATTCTCGATTCGCGTCCCTTCGGGTCTCCATATGTTGACGTAATAGTATCTCTGGGTCGAGGCCGGAAAGAGGTTTGTGGGTACCAGAGCGAATCCGAGCACCGACAGAACAAGGAGAATCAGCGATACCGCGACCACCGCGGCGCGATATTTCAAGAAACCGTGGACCACCCCGCGGTATATCCTGTACATGGGTTTATCGTACGGATCCCTGTCGCCCGACGAATCGGGGGCATGAAGAAAGCGTACGCAGAGCAAAGGCGTCACCGAAACGGCCAACACCCAACTCATCGAAAGAGAGAGCGCCATCACCTGAAAGAGCGACCGGGTGAATTCGCTCACCTCCCCGGAGGCGTACCCTATCGCCGCAAAGGCAAGAACAGCGACGGCAGTAGCCCCCAGAAGAGGCCACTGCGTGTCCCGTACGATGTCGGCGGCGGCTTTCTCCCTCTCCACTCCTCTGGCGATACCGATCAGATAACCGTCCGCAACCACGATCGCGTTGTCCACCAACATACCGAGCGCCAGGATGAGCGCGCCGAGAGAGACCTTCTGCAGGTCGATGTTCAAAAGGTACATACCGATGAAAGTGACCAGGATGTTGAGCACCAGAACAAATCCGATAAGGAATCCGCTCCGCCATCCCATAAAGATCATAAGAAGTCCTATGACGATTCCGACCGCCTGCAACAGGTTGACAATGAACGCATTCACGGATTCGGTGACGATTTCGCTTTGATAATAAACAGAGTGCAGTTCCATGCCCAGAGGTCTCTCCGGCTCGAGTTCGGCGATCCTCCGACGTACCGCCTCCCCCATCGAAACGACGTTGCCGCCCTCCACCGTGGAGATTCCTATTCCGACGGCGGGACGCCCGTTGAACCGCATTATGTTCGTCGGTGGTTCCGCGAAACCGCGCGAAACGGTAGCCACATCTCCCAAGCGGACAAGACCGTCTCTTCCACCGATGTAGATGTCCGAGATCAGGCGTTCGCTGACGAAGTCGCCCGTAGGGGTGACGCGAAGATAGCTTTCGCCGACGTTTACGTTGCCGCTCGACTGCACGAGATTGCGCGACGCGAGCGCCTGCTGTATCTGCCCGGGAGAGAGCCCCATCTCCGCCATGCGCGCCCGGTTGAACTCGACATAGACGACCTCCTGCTGAGTACCCCAGAGTTCGATCTTGGCGACGCCCTTGCACAGAAGCAGCTCCTTCTTCACGTCCCGAGCGTAGTCCCTGAGCTGCGAATAGGAATATCCGTCGCCGACGAGCGCAAAGAATACGCCGAACACATCGCCGAAGTCGTCGTTCACCAAGGACGGACCGGCGCCGGGAGGAAGTTTTCCCTGCACGTCGCCGACCTTTCGGCGCAGTTCGTCCCATACCTGCGGCAATTCTTCCGTCGCATACGAGTCCTTGATATCGACGTAGACGATGGAAAGCCCTTCCTGCGAAGTGGAGTAGATTTTCTTCACCTGCCCCAACGCCTGGATGGCCTCCTCGACGACCTCCGTTACTTCCATTTCGACCTCGGCGGGGCTTGCCCCCGGGTACCGGGTGACCACCACGGCCGTTTTGATCGTGAATGTAGGATCTTCAAGGCGGCCGATATTCTGGTAGGAAAGCGCTCCTCCGACGAAAAGGAGGATGAGCATCACATACACAATGGTACGTTTTTTCAGAGCGAAAACCGCTGGATTCATTCGCCGAAACCTCTACCGCGACATGGGTCTGAGCTTCATGCCCTCGACGACGAAGGACGCCCCGGCGACGACGATCTGCTCTCCGGAACGCAGTCCGTCGAGCACGAGCACCCTGTTCCCGCCGTGACTGAATGCTCCGGTGCGAACGCTTCGTTTCACCGGGGAGGACGTGTCCGGATCGAATATCCAGACTGCGGATCCCTTCTCGCCGTCGGCGACCAACGCTCCTACGGGAACCGAAACCGCGTCCGCGGCATCCGCCTGTTTTCCCCAGAAAATCTCTCCGGTCATGCCGGGAAGGATCTGCGCCTCCTTAGGGGCGGGGAGCGCGAAGGTCACCGAATACGTACGGGTCGACGGATCCGGAGCGGCGCTCCACTCCTTCAAGAACGCCTTGAACGTGCGCTCCGGAAGAGAGGCGAATCCTACCGTCGCCTCCTGTCCGGGGGCGAGCGACGTCCGGGCGATCTCGTTCTCGGGAATGTTCGCCTTGATTTCGAGACTCGATATATCCAGAACGGTCAACACCACCTGCCCGGCGCTGACCATCTCGTGGTTTTCCACCCGTTTGGTCGCGACGATGCCGTCGAAGGGCGCGAGCAGCTTGGTGTCCGCCAGTTGATGCCTTGCGATTTTCAATCGGGCCTGAATATCCTTCACCGAGGCCGCCGATGTTTCGAACGCGCCCTTCGCCGCATCGTACGACGCCCTGGAAATGACGTTCTCTCCCAAGAGCGACTTCGACCGCTCGAAATCCAGCCTCGACTTCTCAAGAGCGGCCATCGCGCCCGACAGCTGAGCCTCCAATACGCGGATGGAATCCTGAAAATCCCGAGGATCTATCGCCATCAGCACCGCGTTCTTTTTGATAAAATCGCCGGGTTGTCCGTTCACGGTCACGAGAGGGCCGCTCACTCTGAAAGAGAGCGGTGCTTCCTTGGACGCTTGCACGGACGCAGGGTAGGTTCGACTTTTCGACTCGTTTCCGGAGCGAACCTCCTCCAGCAGTACCGGACGCGGCTCGGCGAAGAGCGCTTTCATCTTCGCGCCGACCCCTCCGTCCGATGCGGCGCTCATCGTGCGGAACACCGCGAACCCTCCGACCGCGGCCATGACGATCGCTGAAAAAATCAGCACAAGAACCGTTTTCCGTTTCACTCCCGCTCGCTCCTTTCATTCGTTGCATCCGGCAAGCCGAAAAAGAGGAGCGTCTGCCGGACGAGAATATCCTCCATCTTTTCTATATACTCGTTCGAGTATTTTTCCATTCCTAAAGCGCCAAGAATGACATCCATATTGTCCGCATGGAAATAAATCGGCGTGGTAAGGATCAAAAAGTGCAGATCCGCTTCCATTGCGCTCATACCGGGACATATAGATTTAAACAGCGTTTTCTCTATCATCTTGAAAGGAGTCAGGACTTCCTGCACAATAAAATCCCGCAGATCGCTCGCCTTTCGCAGCACTTGAAAAAGAGCCTGGCAGTGCCAAAGAGGGTCGTCGTTCCCGAAAAAAGAACGAATCATGGAATGCACAAGCGCCCGGACAACGGCGCTCTGCCCTTCGGGAGTGGCCAGAACGGGTTCATAATGAGCGAAGATATCCGGAATCGTCGTTTCCCTCATATCACGCGTCGCCTCCATAAGCACTTCCTTGAAAAGATTCTCCTTGCCCCCGAAATGGTAGTGGATACTCCCCGTATTCTCCCCGGCCCTGGACGCTATAGCCCGCGTGGAGACGTTGTCGAATCCCACCTCCGCCGCCAGCTCCCCCGCCGCCCGTATCAACGCATTGCGCGTCTGCTCGCTGCTGGAATATGTCGCCAAAACGCTTCCTCCGTCCTCTGTATGATTTTTATTCGTTCGACCTTTTTCATACATGCGGCCAATTTTATCCTTTCGTTCAAATTTAGTCAATAGACCAAATGAAACGATGTTACGAGACAGTGATAATGTCACCCCTGAAACGGGACAGGGATCGCACCCCCGTAGGGGGAAATGTCATTCTGTCATTCTATACGGATGATGAGGAGCGATGTTTTCTTGAGCCTGAAAGAAGCGACGAGATCGGCGGTCCTGGACAGGGTCGTGAAAGGAGAGATGACTGCTGCGGAAGGTGCGGCCCGCCTCGGCATGAGCAGGAGGCAGATCTTCCGTCTGAAAGGGAAGATCCGAACATCGGTCATTTCTTCCCTGTCCCACGGAAACCGCAACAGGAGACCTCCGAATGCCCTTTCGGAGGAGACGCGGTCCATGGTGTGCGGCAAAGCTGCCGGGGAATACAGAGGGGCGAGCCTGAACCACATGTCCGAGCTCCTGGACAGAATCGATGGAGTACGGATAAGCGCCAAGACCATAGGGCGGATCCTCAAGGACGCGGGAGTGGGGAATCCCCACGGAAGGAGGGGGAGGAAGAGCCACCGGAGCCGAGAGCGCCGCGAACGTTTCGGGAGCCTGGTCCAGGTGGATGCCACTCCCTTCGAGTGGCTGGAGGACGGAAACAAATGGTCGCTCCACGGGGCCATAGACGACGCCACCGGCACGGTACTGTCGCTGAGATTTGAGAAGAACGAATGTTCTTCAGGCTACCTCCGCGTCATGGAGGACATGCCGGGTACCTGGGGCGTTCCTGCGGCACTCTACACGGACCGCCACACCATCTTCTTCTCCCCGAAGAAGGGAGAGGTGCTGAGTGAGGAGGACATCATCGAGGGAAGGAACGTCCCCCTCACCCGTTACGGGAAGATGCTCGA
The genomic region above belongs to Aminivibrio sp. and contains:
- a CDS encoding TolC family protein, which translates into the protein MYRKTCVWLFVLCSFLFAMQGEAYGAEGTLTLEKALALAREHNPSLAVAGEQVVQSEADVEKASSAMGPKLQVQASYTRYNEDARNPVFDGTGRPTGGYILEGFENTWRTAVVLTQVLYSGGSLSANRAAARLRTEAQRAREIRTLQGVENGVKRAYYDLQRARAFLVIAEESARLAKEHLAVVEALFRHGAVAKNEVLRVQVDVSNAELLQIQSENAVNVAWKGLSRAVGIALPEKAALPEPEKPLEGVEFPPDPERLALESRQEMRALDFMRQAALESVTAAEGQSKPQIFFEGKYQDVGDGFYPDKEDQWTLSLVAQWTLYDHGEVRSQAKKGRSMVREFLGRMDDLEKQVIHEVATARLNLESALKRTDVARTQVILAEEDYRMALQRYRVQAGTNLDVLDARVALVNAQNKLAASVYDAYTARADFIHALGGGYEER
- a CDS encoding efflux RND transporter permease subunit, which produces MNPAVFALKKRTIVYVMLILLFVGGALSYQNIGRLEDPTFTIKTAVVVTRYPGASPAEVEMEVTEVVEEAIQALGQVKKIYSTSQEGLSIVYVDIKDSYATEELPQVWDELRRKVGDVQGKLPPGAGPSLVNDDFGDVFGVFFALVGDGYSYSQLRDYARDVKKELLLCKGVAKIELWGTQQEVVYVEFNRARMAEMGLSPGQIQQALASRNLVQSSGNVNVGESYLRVTPTGDFVSERLISDIYIGGRDGLVRLGDVATVSRGFAEPPTNIMRFNGRPAVGIGISTVEGGNVVSMGEAVRRRIAELEPERPLGMELHSVYYQSEIVTESVNAFIVNLLQAVGIVIGLLMIFMGWRSGFLIGFVLVLNILVTFIGMYLLNIDLQKVSLGALILALGMLVDNAIVVADGYLIGIARGVEREKAAADIVRDTQWPLLGATAVAVLAFAAIGYASGEVSEFTRSLFQVMALSLSMSWVLAVSVTPLLCVRFLHAPDSSGDRDPYDKPMYRIYRGVVHGFLKYRAAVVAVSLILLVLSVLGFALVPTNLFPASTQRYYYVNIWRPEGTRIENTLRSLKEIEEYVAGLDGVKNVSAFVGEGTLRFILTYNREDPNSSYAQLLVEVEDYRMVDDLIYETEKFMRHNIPDVQAHCTKFITGQSKEYTVEARFRGPDVDQLKKIAEKAQAIMRANPNARDVQSDWRTPVQAVRPVFSEDPARRVGVGRQDLAQAIEFNFNGITMGLFREGDVLLPIVARPVEEERASVQNIEDVMVWSPSAGAYIPMLQVASGVETVWEDPLIKRQNRQRAVTVQANPVVGLAETLRREVKDEIETIMLPSGYSLEWAGEYLDSKEAEDPLKISFPICLIAMFVLVLGLFNSVRRALIVFLTVPFSIIGVTIGFLLTGQAFGFMAILGFLGLSGMVIKNAIVLIDQIELDIADGKHPYRAILDSAVSRLLPVAMAAGTTILGMLPLIFDPFFSAMSATIMGGLFGGTFLTLLLVPVLYSLFFKIPADDRYLSLDGAEP
- a CDS encoding efflux RND transporter periplasmic adaptor subunit translates to MKRKTVLVLIFSAIVMAAVGGFAVFRTMSAASDGGVGAKMKALFAEPRPVLLEEVRSGNESKSRTYPASVQASKEAPLSFRVSGPLVTVNGQPGDFIKKNAVLMAIDPRDFQDSIRVLEAQLSGAMAALEKSRLDFERSKSLLGENVISRASYDAAKGAFETSAASVKDIQARLKIARHQLADTKLLAPFDGIVATKRVENHEMVSAGQVVLTVLDISSLEIKANIPENEIARTSLAPGQEATVGFASLPERTFKAFLKEWSAAPDPSTRTYSVTFALPAPKEAQILPGMTGEIFWGKQADAADAVSVPVGALVADGEKGSAVWIFDPDTSSPVKRSVRTGAFSHGGNRVLVLDGLRSGEQIVVAGASFVVEGMKLRPMSR
- a CDS encoding TetR/AcrR family transcriptional regulator; amino-acid sequence: MTLSLSRNIVSFGLLTKFERKDKIGRMYEKGRTNKNHTEDGGSVLATYSSSEQTRNALIRAAGELAAEVGFDNVSTRAIASRAGENTGSIHYHFGGKENLFKEVLMEATRDMRETTIPDIFAHYEPVLATPEGQSAVVRALVHSMIRSFFGNDDPLWHCQALFQVLRKASDLRDFIVQEVLTPFKMIEKTLFKSICPGMSAMEADLHFLILTTPIYFHADNMDVILGALGMEKYSNEYIEKMEDILVRQTLLFFGLPDATNERSERE
- a CDS encoding ISNCY family transposase — translated: MSLKEATRSAVLDRVVKGEMTAAEGAARLGMSRRQIFRLKGKIRTSVISSLSHGNRNRRPPNALSEETRSMVCGKAAGEYRGASLNHMSELLDRIDGVRISAKTIGRILKDAGVGNPHGRRGRKSHRSRERRERFGSLVQVDATPFEWLEDGNKWSLHGAIDDATGTVLSLRFEKNECSSGYLRVMEDMPGTWGVPAALYTDRHTIFFSPKKGEVLSEEDIIEGRNVPLTRYGKMLDMLGIEHIPALSPQAKGRVERLWGTLQHRLLVEIRVAGVRTMEEANDFLPAYMELHNGLFSVEPANGTTDFLPCPEQERLRLILGHRDERKASAGSEISWQGKKYQLADEKGEIVLLRRGETVTAIRTSDGGLYAVSPKKWTVKTHEYLPFS